CTTGTTAATTCTgcacaaaaaaaaaaaaaaatatataaatatataaatatatttatatgtatatatatatatatatatatatgtgtagACAAAATATAGTGCcatgttattttattatttatttttttatgcttaattatattttttattcttacAATTTTTTTGACTTCAACTTTTGTTTATTTGATACACTTCCCTTAACTTTGGCAGCCTTAATTTTGGCTAATTTTCCAGTGCTCTTCATTGGTTTCTTTTTAAGAGTAACTTTAAcgtctttttttttggcaaccatt
This sequence is a window from Plasmodium gaboni strain SY75 chromosome Unknown, whole genome shotgun sequence. Protein-coding genes within it:
- a CDS encoding hypothetical protein (conserved Plasmodium protein, unknown function); translated protein: MVAKKKDVKVTLKKKPMKSTGKLAKIKAAKVKGSVSNKQKLKSKKLINKKAKVVKTKKELPSKKKMMKKALTKKTIKKKK